The Filimonas lacunae genomic sequence CCTCCTTCCAGCTTTTACACTCTGTTACGTTAATGCCCGACAGGGGATTATACCAGGTGGGTAAATAGCTTTCCCACTTCACCCCTGGTACCAGTTCCTGCTTCCATTCATATATGGTTTGCTGCGCCTGTTTGGTGATTACCGGTTGCAGCGTACTGTTGTGGTTGGCGATGGACACCTCTTTGCCGGCAGGCACCAATAGCCTGGCATAAAAATGATACAGGGGGTAACCCGGCGTGATTTCAAAAAAATCGCTGTACTTACCCTCAAATACCGGGTTCCAGCCTTTAACAGAGTAACTGTATTCAATCACATCTCCCGGTTGCGTATTTTCCAATATACGAACCGCCTGCAAAGTGCCGTTGTAAACAAAGGACTTCAACTCTGTTTCTTCATGAATCACCTTTATTTTATCGGCCTGCAGCTGGTTCATCACCTGCCCTTTCCTGATCACGTCAATGGAATGAAACTGCACCGTTTCGTAAGCCGGATCGTACTCCACCTTTACCTGCGAAGCACTTTGTACGCCTGCGGCGTTCAATATTTTTAAACGGATTTTATAATAGGTACATTTTTCGGCAATGGACACCTGCTTTTCATACGCTTCATCCATATAACCATCTTCCGCTTCCTCGTCCATAGAAGTGTTGGCATCATCAATAGCATGCACCGTTACCCAGCCAGGCGTTTTGGCAATAACCGGTTTTTTGTTTTGTGCCGTAAGCGTAGTAGCATGAAAAAGCCCAACTATCATTGCAGCCGTGAGCAGGGCGTGCCTAAAGTAGTTCATAAAGATCCAGTGGTTGAATGAGACTTTAAAATTACATATTTATGCGCCACCTGCCGGGAAATATAGGTGGCCAGCGGGGTTAATTCAGTTTGTAAATAGTATAGTTTAAAGCAGTAGCAAAACTTACCCATGCCAGGTAAGGCACCAGCAACCAGGCCGACACCCTGCTGATACGGCTAAAACCCGCTATGCACAAAATGATGAATAGCAGCAGCAAAATAATATCCACCAATGCCCAGGCTATCAGATGAAACTCGAAAAAGAGGAACGACCATAAAAAGTTGAGGGCCAGTTGCGCCATAAACAACTTCAACGCATTGTTGCGGGTAACACTGGCAGGTAGCTTCCAGATACAATACAGGCTTATGCCCATGATCACATATAAGGTTGTCCATACCGGCGCAAACAGCCAGTTGGGCGGGTTAAAGCCGGGTTTGTTAATGGTTACATACCAGTTGCGCACATTTCTACTGGTAGGAATGCTGGCTAAAGAACCTACCAGTATAGGCAACAGAATAGACAATACTAATTTCCTGTTTGCTTTCATAAGGCTGTTTATTTTTTAAACTGCAACTGCAGTTGTTGTAATTTCTTTTGCCGCACTGCGTATTTTTTAACGCGTGAGGAGCAGAATAGTTGCGCAAGGGAACACAATACAAATATAATTTTTCAATACATTCTCACAACATCCGTTACTGCTATTTCATTTTCAATCGTTTATGAATGCTCATTTTACATATCCTATGCGAGTATCATAAATAACGGAGTCACGCATATATAATTCTATAATAGTCAGCACACTACAACACATCAATGTTTCACACATTTGTTTAAGCACCTTTTTTAAAAGTTTTTTTCCGCGTCCAAACTGCATTTGAGCCTGGTTATGCATAAGTTATGGTGAAAAAATGAACGACGCATGTTGCAGCTTTGCATTCAGACGAGAGAAAATACAGAACGGCCGTTCGCCCACACAGCACGCTTCCTTTTCTACTGGTTATTGCGCAAGGAAAATAGCGGACTGTTGGAAAATATTTCTTCTCTGAATTTTTAAAAATTGCGGCTGAATTTTTTCCACTTGTCTCTGGTGGAAAAATTTATGTCTCTGAATATTTTTTATATGCGGCGAAGTGAAGCAAAATAGGAGCTCCCTTTTGCGTCACTTCTTCTTCTGGAAAAGAATTCAGGCACAGATAAAATTTATTGGTGCCGATATAAGAAAAAATCAGTGCTCATTTTTTTTCCTTGAGACACGGAGAAGAAGTGTAGCGCGCAGATTTTTATTCACTTCGCCACCAATAAATTTTACTCAGCCGCAAGTTTTATTTTTTGCGGCGCAAGTAAAAAATATTCAGAGACATAAATGCTTTCAGCAGGCGCAGGTAAAAAATATTCAGCCGCATTTTTTTCTCCCTGACCCAACTATTTTTTTAACAGCTAAATAAAATAAACATGAATAGTAACTATAAACATTACTTACCCTCGAACGATGCCGAATTACAGCAGTGGACCAACACCTTTCACGAAAAAATTGTGGTGTTAGGCTCCATAGTAGGTTTGTCGGCTACCCAGATCACAGAACTGGAAACGGCTTCCAGCGAGTTATCCAGCTCTTTACAAAAAGTAAAGACTAAAAAGCAGGAGCAAAAAGAAGCTATTTCAGCTAAAGACCTGGCTAAGAAAAATCAATTGAAGGTAATTACCTCTATAGCCGCAAATATAAAAAGAGCCCCCGGCTATACAGAAAACCTGGGCCAGGAACTGGGCATTGTGGGCAGCAGCACCAGCACTGAAAAAAGGACATTAACACCTACTATAAAGCTAACGCGTTACCCTGATTATATAGAAGTTGCTTTTGTAAAACAAAATCAGCCAGGCATATCTATTTACTCCCGGGTAAAAGGCAGCGAAGATTGGAAAAAGTTAATTGGCGGTGCAACCAAATCTCCTTACAACGATTACTC encodes the following:
- a CDS encoding TspO/MBR family protein, which translates into the protein MKANRKLVLSILLPILVGSLASIPTSRNVRNWYVTINKPGFNPPNWLFAPVWTTLYVIMGISLYCIWKLPASVTRNNALKLFMAQLALNFLWSFLFFEFHLIAWALVDIILLLLFIILCIAGFSRISRVSAWLLVPYLAWVSFATALNYTIYKLN